One part of the Georgfuchsia toluolica genome encodes these proteins:
- the moaE gene encoding molybdopterin synthase catalytic subunit MoaE — translation MSVSISVQAEDFDAGREINALTADVGVAGAVASFVGLVRDENKSLAAMTLEHYPGMTEKAIGEIVATAMQRWSLLGVRVIHRIGHLLPGDRIVLVVVSSEHRGEAFAACEFIMDYLKTQAPFWKKEETPDGGRWVDARASDDEAASRW, via the coding sequence ATGAGCGTCTCGATTTCAGTGCAGGCGGAAGACTTCGATGCCGGCCGCGAGATCAACGCGCTGACCGCCGATGTCGGCGTCGCGGGCGCAGTGGCGAGCTTCGTCGGCCTGGTCAGGGACGAAAACAAATCACTTGCGGCGATGACGCTCGAACATTATCCCGGCATGACGGAAAAGGCGATCGGGGAGATTGTCGCCACGGCGATGCAACGCTGGTCGCTGTTGGGCGTGCGCGTGATCCATCGCATCGGCCATCTGCTGCCCGGCGACCGCATTGTGCTGGTTGTCGTGTCGTCGGAGCATCGTGGCGAAGCCTTCGCCGCCTGCGAGTTCATCATGGACTATCTGAAGACGCAGGCGCCATTCTGGAAGAAGGAAGAAACACCGGATGGCGGACGCTGGGTCGATGCGCGCGCGAGCGACGACGAAGCGGCCAGTCGTTGGTAG
- the moaD gene encoding molybdopterin converting factor subunit 1, which translates to MVRILFFAHLRETLGSGESLPYSPEIATIAALRGQLAQRGGAWQTLETTRNLRAAVNQTMAGLDAAVKDGDEVAFFPPVTGG; encoded by the coding sequence ATGGTACGGATACTGTTTTTTGCCCACTTGCGCGAGACCCTTGGTTCTGGCGAATCATTGCCTTACTCACCTGAGATCGCCACGATCGCCGCATTGCGCGGTCAGTTGGCCCAACGCGGCGGAGCTTGGCAAACGCTTGAAACGACGCGCAACCTGCGCGCCGCCGTGAATCAAACCATGGCCGGCCTCGATGCCGCCGTGAAAGACGGCGACGAGGTGGCTTTCTTTCCGCCGGTCACTGGAGGATGA
- a CDS encoding molybdopterin molybdotransferase MoeA: protein MNPKTLSFEDALSRLLAAAVPVAGIEKLPTLEAGGRVLATTQRSLIDVPPHDNSAMDGYAVRVADVTAQGCALPVTQRIAAGSVGTSLVAGTAARIFTGAPVPAGADAVVIQESCATEGDRVVINEIPDAGDNIRRRGEDVAVGSEILPAGIRLTPQALGLAASVGIAELEVFRRLRVAIFSTGDELIMPGDPQRPGAIYNSNRFMLRGLIQGLGCELLDLGIVSDELAQTRETLRRAAAGADLIVTTGGVSVGEEDHVKAAVQAEGELNLWKIAIKPGRPLAFGHITNSSGGTTPFIGLPGNPVASFITFLVLARPFLLKRQGVLAQNARGIMLAADFEWKPADARREFVRARIGDDSRVQLYPHQGSGVLTSTIWADGLVDLAPDKTVARGDDVRYLPFSELLN, encoded by the coding sequence ATGAACCCGAAGACTCTGAGTTTTGAAGATGCCTTGTCGCGCTTGCTCGCCGCGGCAGTGCCGGTCGCAGGAATCGAAAAGCTGCCCACGCTCGAGGCAGGCGGCCGCGTGTTGGCTACGACGCAGCGTTCATTGATCGACGTGCCGCCCCATGACAACAGCGCGATGGATGGCTATGCCGTACGCGTTGCCGACGTGACGGCGCAAGGTTGCGCGTTGCCTGTCACACAGCGCATCGCCGCCGGCAGCGTTGGTACCTCGCTGGTTGCGGGTACTGCCGCGCGCATTTTTACCGGCGCGCCGGTTCCGGCCGGCGCCGATGCAGTGGTGATCCAGGAAAGCTGTGCGACCGAAGGTGACCGCGTCGTCATCAACGAAATCCCGGATGCCGGCGACAACATTCGCCGCCGTGGCGAGGATGTCGCAGTTGGCAGCGAAATACTGCCTGCCGGAATCAGGTTGACGCCGCAGGCGCTGGGCCTCGCTGCTTCCGTGGGCATTGCCGAACTGGAAGTCTTCCGTCGTTTGCGCGTGGCGATATTCTCCACCGGCGACGAGTTGATAATGCCCGGCGATCCCCAGCGACCGGGGGCGATCTACAACTCCAACCGCTTCATGCTGCGCGGTCTGATTCAGGGCCTGGGTTGCGAATTGCTTGATCTTGGCATCGTATCCGACGAGTTGGCCCAAACGCGCGAGACATTAAGACGAGCGGCCGCGGGTGCGGATTTGATCGTGACGACTGGCGGCGTTTCGGTCGGGGAGGAAGACCACGTCAAGGCGGCCGTGCAAGCCGAAGGCGAACTGAACTTGTGGAAAATCGCCATTAAGCCCGGCAGGCCGCTGGCGTTCGGCCACATAACCAACAGCAGCGGCGGAACAACGCCCTTCATCGGCCTGCCCGGCAACCCGGTAGCGAGTTTCATCACTTTCCTCGTGCTGGCGCGTCCCTTCCTGCTCAAACGCCAGGGAGTATTGGCGCAAAACGCGCGCGGCATCATGCTGGCGGCGGACTTCGAATGGAAGCCTGCCGATGCACGACGCGAATTCGTTCGTGCACGTATTGGTGACGATAGCCGCGTGCAGCTTTATCCGCATCAGGGCTCGGGGGTGTTGACCTCGACGATATGGGCCGATGGCCTGGTCGATCTGGCGCCGGACAAAACGGTCGCGCGCGGAGATGATGTACGCTATTTGCCCTTCTCTGAATTATTGAACTGA